The Candidatus Fermentibacter sp. sequence TGGGGCCGAGCCTGCCTATGCTGCCCCCTCCCGCGCCGCCCTCCCAGGGGTCCATGCGGCCGAGGGCGGCCTCGGGGACGAGACCGGCGAGGCTGTCGGCCAGCATGGAGCGTGCGTCCGCCGGTTCCCCCCGCCCCAGTGAGGACAGATAACTCGACGCGGTGTCGCGTATTCCGCTGCCGGGACTGCCGGGGAGCGCCGTGAGGACCAGGACGGCCGCGAGTACGGCCGGGGCCGCGGCCTTCGGCAGGCGCCTCAACGGCCCGAGCCCCCCGTGCCGAAGAGGTCGGTGAAGTCGAGTCCGAGCCCCGTGACCGCTATCCCCCACTCCTTGTAGGCATTCTTGCCCGACAGCCTGTAGTAGATGTCGCCGGTGAAGGAGGTGGATTCACCTCCGAGATCGAAGCCGGCCCTGAGGTCGAGTGTGCTGGTGGCGGTGTCTTCGAGCTTCTCCCAGCCGTCGCCGTAGTCGGCTTCGACGTCGCCCCGGGCGGAGAACTCGCCACCGATCCGGACATCCAGTTCGGGATTCGCGGCAAAGACGAGGAAGTCGGTGGTCCTGAACTCTATCGGTGGACGCGTGTCGCACGAGTCGCGCGGGAAGGTGGGGTCCGCGCTCCAGGCGGAGAGGCTGTACCGCAGGCCGCCGGTACCCCTGAAGAGCACACCGGGCCCGGAAACCGGGGTCTCCACGGTGACGGCGCCGTCGAACGCCAGATGCGGGTCGCTCTCGGAATAGTCGCCCGATTCCAGGTAGCCCTTCAGGGGGATCCTGATGCCGAGGCGGCCGATGACCATGGGATCCCTCTCGATCCAGCCGTCGAGCGTGATCCAGGGATCGGTGATGCCGGCGCCCGACGTGTCGGCGGCGCCGGAGACCTGGATGAAGGCCGGGATGAGGATGCTCACAGTGTGGCTGTTCGTGAGTCCGTACCTGCCGGATGCCGCCACTCTGAGCACGGAGAGGGAAGTCCCGAGATCCTCCTCCACCGAACCGCCCGTGGAATCGGTGACCCATCTGCTGCCCGCGCTGAAGAACCCGATTCCCACGTCTCCGTCGCTGGCCATCGAGGGCAGCACGGCGGACAGGTTCTGGTAGTACAGTACGTCCCAGCCCGAGGCCCGGCCGGCTGTGAAAGCGCAGGCCAGGGCTGCGAGCAGCGCCGCACGGGGCGCGGCTCCGAGCAGCGGGATGCTGCGAAGATTCATGGGAACCTCCTGTGCGTTGTCGGAACCGTTTCTCGTCCCGTCATCCCCGGGGAACGGCGGGCCTCTATCTCCCTGCGATCCTGAATCCCGGCCCCACAGCTCCCGGATGGGCATGAGAATCCACCGAATCGACCACCGCACCGGCAGGCCCCGTGCGGCAGAGATCCACCAGCCGGGCGACCGAGTCACCGGAGCCGGAGGCGGCGATTTCCACGGAGCCGTCGGGATTGTTGGCCACCCAGCCGTCCACTCCCAGATCCCTGGCGGTCCGCATGACCCACCAGCGGAACCCCACCCCCTGGACAAGGCCCCTCACGACTATCCTGATGACAGCCAATTGGTATCCTTCCAATACCTTAGTCATATTGACAACGGCGTCCCTTTGAGTTCTTTATATACGCAAGTGCGTCCAACCCGGAAAAGGAGGGGTCAATTGAAACGAGCGATGGTTCTGGCAGCGGTGATCCTGCTGGTGTCAGCCCAGGTGGCGGTTGCAATGCCATCCTTGATGGGCTTCCGCGGCATCAACAGGATCGTCGACGCACGCCCCGTCGGAGAGGGCGAGATCATGTTCGGGCTGATGGGCCGCTACTGGGCCAGCACGAACGAGATCGACGGCATGCCGTTCCACTCCTTCGGCCCGGTCTATCATGACACGCTCGACATTTCCGACACCGAGCACTACGGCGACGGCTACTTCGTGGTCGGATACGGCCTGACCGACTTCATGGAACTCGGAGCCAGGCTTTCCTACATCGTCAACCAGTACGAGAGGGACATGACCCAGCCCCGCGGGTTCCTCACGGGCCGCTGGGACGGAGCCGACGGCCTGGGCGACGCGATGGTCGGGCTCAAGCTGGGCTTCACCCCGACGCCCTCGAACCACGTGATGTGGCTCGGCCTGCAGAACTGGTGGAGCTTCGCCCCCTCGACCAACAAGACCACGATGTCCGAGGACTACTGCGGACTGTGGTTCGATGACATGCCGATGTACGACACCCGCAGGCCCACGCTCTCCACGGGCCACACGTCGTTCGGCGTGGGGGGCCTGGTGTCCTTCGACATGGCCGAGATCTGGGCCAGCAGCCCCATCAGGCTCCACATGAACGCCGGCTGGGCACACTACAAGCAGTCCTTCGACATGATCGACTTCAGGGTCGACATGGACTCCACCGGCTACACCTTCTCGGACTCCACGTCCGTGCATCTGAACGTCGAGGACAACGTCCTCCAGGCCGGCGCGGGCATCGAGTTCCCGACCAGGTTCGCTGTCCTGTTCGTCGAGTACTCGCTGCAGGAGTGCCTCGACAGGGAGGGCCAGAACAGCACGGCCTACCTGACTCCCGGCATCCGCTTCATAACGACGAGCGGAGCGTTCCTCGACGTCACGTTCGACCTCGGCATGACCGACTTCGACCGCAACCTCAGCGATCTCGGCCATGACCTCTACCAGAGCGGCCCCGTGACCGACGAGCAGCGCGAGGAGCTCACTCCCCTGCCGTTCGGCTCGGCCAACGACTGGGGCATCGGCTTCGACCTGGCCTTCTCCAGCGACCTCATCCGCGAGTCCACGCCTCCCACGGAGGGCAGGATCTCCGGCATGGTCACCAGCTCGGTCGACGGCTCGGCCCTTCCCGCCGAGATCACCTTCCCCGGCTCCACCGTCGCGATGGTGGCGACCGATCCTGCGACCGGCTTCTACACCGTCATGGTCCCGGGCGGCAGCACGGCGATGTCCGTCACCGCGCCCGGCTACATGCCCGGCTCCGCCACGGTCATCATCGAAGCCGGCCAGTCCGTGGTGAAGGACTTCGCCCTCATCCCGACGCCCGCCGGCGGCATCGTCACCGGCACCCTGACGTCCAGCGAGGACGGGTCCCCGCTCATGGGTACGGTGTCCATCACCGACGGCCCCGCGCCGATCTCCGTCACCTCCGGTCCCGACGGCGTGTACCAGATGGAAGTCCCGGCCGGTACCTGGACCCTCAAGGGCGAGGCGGCCGACTTCCTGCCCAGGTCCCAGCCGGTGGTGGTTCCCGCCGACCAGACCGTCGTCGTGAACCTCGAGCTCAGGCCGGCCCTGGTCCAGGGCCAGGTCCTCAGCTTCAACAACATCTACTTCGACTCCGGAAGCGCGACCCTGAAGCCCGAGTCCTACGCGGTCCTCGACGGAGTGGTCGAGACCCTGCTCGAGAACTCAGAGGCCACCGTCCGCATCGCCGGGCATACCGACTCCGACGGCAGCGAGGCCTACAACCAGACACTCAGCGAGCAGAGGGCCGAAGCCGTGTTCACCTACCTGGTCAACCACGGAGTGGCGGCCAGGCGGCTCTCCACGATCGGCTACGGCGAGTCCTCGCCGGTCGTCCCGAACACCTCCGCTGCCAACAAGGCCCAGAACAGGAGAATCGAGTTCACGGTCCTCTCCGTGAACTGAGAACGTCACGTTCCAGCGGGGCGGCCCACCCGGGCCGCCCCTGCTCTTGGCGGGTAGATGAAGTCAACCAGATCCAGCGCGTTCATGGCACTGGCAGCACTGTGCCTGGCAGCATCGGCACCGGCATGGGCGGTTCCCGGCCTCTTCGGACTCCGGGGGCTGCCTTCGACAATCGATGCCCGCGCCACCGCCGCGGGCACGGGTTCGGCTTCCACCTGGCTCCTGTACCAGTCGGCGGGGGTCTCCGACACGCTCCAGTTCTCCCCTCCCCTGGTGCCGAGCGTCGACACGCTGCTCGCCGTCGAGGACACCGAGCACTATCTGGATGCGAGCATCCAGATCGGCTACGGCATCACCGACAGGATCGAGGCGGCGGTCATCATCAACTCCCAGCTCTCGGGCTTCGAGTACGACCAGGTCTTCCCCAGGGGTGAACATGTCGGTTTCTCCGACATCGCCTGGGGGTTCTCGGAGGCGGTCGTCTCGGGGAAGTACTCGTATCCCGTCCGCGAGGACATGACCGCCGCAGGGATCGTACACGTCAGCGTGCCTTTCGGGGAGGCCTTCCCCGACACCTGCGCCGACTATGACGGCTACTGGAACGAGTACGATCTGATGACGCAGGTCAGAAGGCCCTATATAGGTACGGGCGGGATCTGCTACAGCCTCACGGGAGCCTTCACCGCGGAGTCCAGGTACGTCACCGGCCATGCGAATGCGGGAGTGACGATGTGGTCGCAGAAGACCACGGTCGATGACGAGGAGATCACCCAGTCCGACATGTCGATCGACTTCTCGATCGGGGGCGAGGCTCCCACTCCTCTGGCAGTCTTCTTCCTGAGCGTCTCCGGGAGGATGTTCCCGGGGCGCTCGTCCGACCCCGGGTACTCCATGCCCATGTGGGCCGACCTCGGCATGAGGATCACCGAGAGCTCCTCCGGCGCCTGGATGGACCTGATGGGCAGGATGGGCTTCTCCAGCTACGACAGGGACGAGGCCTCGCAGGACACGGTCAACGCGATGCCCATCCCGCAGGGCCTGCCGGGAGACTTCGGCGTGATGCTCTGCCTCGGATACGATCTGGCACTCATCGAGACCGGCGGCGGATCGGGAACCATCACCGGCACGGTGCGCGACGCCTCCACCGGCGATCCGCTCTCCGCCACCGTGTCCTTCCCCGGAGTCACGGCCTCCCCGGTGCAGTCCGATCCGGCCACGGGAGCGTACACGGCGGTAGTCCCTGCGGGTGACGTCCCCGTCGTGGCCGAGGCCGCGGGCTTCACGAGCGGACAGGCTTCGGTACGGGTAGAGCGCGACGGCACGGCATCGGCGGACTTCGACCTCGCACCCGCCGAGGCTGCCCAGTCGACCGGCACCGTCACGGGGGTGGTGACCGACGAAGCCACGAGGGCCGCCATTTCCGCGACCGTGACCGAGACTTCCTCCGGCACTGCGGCTACCGCCGGACCGGACGGCACGTTCACCCTCACGGCCCCCTCCGGTTCGCGGGTGGTCAAGGCCGAGGCACCCGGGTACATAGCCGAGACCCAGACCGTGATCGTGCCCGAGAACGGCGCAGTGTCCGCCTCCTTCGCTCTCGGCAAGGCTCTCGAGAGCGGCCAGGTGCTCACATTCGCCAACATCTACTTCGATTCCGGAAGCGCCACGCTGAAGGCCGAATCCTATCCCGTCCTGAACGAGATAGCCGAGCTGCTCATCGCCAACCAGGGCGTCAGCGTGCAGGTCTGCGGCCACACCGACTCCGACGGCAGCGAATCCCTGAACCAGTCCCTGAGCGAGCGCAGGGCCGCTTCCGTGAAGACATACCTCGTCAGCCGCGGGGTGGGGGCTTCCTACCTCAGCACGATCGGATACGGAGAGAGCAGCCCTGTGGCGCCGAACACGACTCCCGAGGGCAAGGCGCAGAACAGGAGGATCGAGTTCAGGGTCCTGTAGCGGCCTGAACCCGGATCTGAACAGCGGTACGTGCATTCGATCCCAGAGAGGCCCGGGCTTCCGTCCCGGGCCTCTCCGCATCGCGCTATTCCTCTACTGACGGTTTCGCGCCCGTCACCCTCCACTCGAAGAACTGCCTCAGGATCCCGGCATGGTCGAACGCCATCGAGCCGTACGGGATCTCGTCCGGCCCGAACGCACGGGCCTGCTTCGCGTCGTCGGCTCCGAGCGGCTCGCCTGCGGCGCGGCAGTGATACACGGCCGTGACCGTGTCCCCCCTGGGATCTCTCCAGGGGCGCGAATAGACGTGAAAGAGAGAGAGCACCTCCACATCGAGCGAGGTCTCCTCCAGTGCCTCCCTGCGCACGGCCCGGGCAAGGCTCTCGCCAGGGTCGACGAATCCCCCCGGAAGTGCCCAGCCTTCCGGGAAGAACCTCCGTTCGACAAGGACTATCCGGTC is a genomic window containing:
- a CDS encoding NUDIX hydrolase; amino-acid sequence: MRPVTPEVTVDAIIELPGDRIVLVERRFFPEGWALPGGFVDPGESLARAVRREALEETSLDVEVLSLFHVYSRPWRDPRGDTVTAVYHCRAAGEPLGADDAKQARAFGPDEIPYGSMAFDHAGILRQFFEWRVTGAKPSVEE
- a CDS encoding acylphosphatase, with product MAVIRIVVRGLVQGVGFRWWVMRTARDLGVDGWVANNPDGSVEIAASGSGDSVARLVDLCRTGPAGAVVDSVDSHAHPGAVGPGFRIAGR
- a CDS encoding OmpA family protein — translated: MKRAMVLAAVILLVSAQVAVAMPSLMGFRGINRIVDARPVGEGEIMFGLMGRYWASTNEIDGMPFHSFGPVYHDTLDISDTEHYGDGYFVVGYGLTDFMELGARLSYIVNQYERDMTQPRGFLTGRWDGADGLGDAMVGLKLGFTPTPSNHVMWLGLQNWWSFAPSTNKTTMSEDYCGLWFDDMPMYDTRRPTLSTGHTSFGVGGLVSFDMAEIWASSPIRLHMNAGWAHYKQSFDMIDFRVDMDSTGYTFSDSTSVHLNVEDNVLQAGAGIEFPTRFAVLFVEYSLQECLDREGQNSTAYLTPGIRFITTSGAFLDVTFDLGMTDFDRNLSDLGHDLYQSGPVTDEQREELTPLPFGSANDWGIGFDLAFSSDLIRESTPPTEGRISGMVTSSVDGSALPAEITFPGSTVAMVATDPATGFYTVMVPGGSTAMSVTAPGYMPGSATVIIEAGQSVVKDFALIPTPAGGIVTGTLTSSEDGSPLMGTVSITDGPAPISVTSGPDGVYQMEVPAGTWTLKGEAADFLPRSQPVVVPADQTVVVNLELRPALVQGQVLSFNNIYFDSGSATLKPESYAVLDGVVETLLENSEATVRIAGHTDSDGSEAYNQTLSEQRAEAVFTYLVNHGVAARRLSTIGYGESSPVVPNTSAANKAQNRRIEFTVLSVN
- a CDS encoding OmpA family protein — encoded protein: MKSTRSSAFMALAALCLAASAPAWAVPGLFGLRGLPSTIDARATAAGTGSASTWLLYQSAGVSDTLQFSPPLVPSVDTLLAVEDTEHYLDASIQIGYGITDRIEAAVIINSQLSGFEYDQVFPRGEHVGFSDIAWGFSEAVVSGKYSYPVREDMTAAGIVHVSVPFGEAFPDTCADYDGYWNEYDLMTQVRRPYIGTGGICYSLTGAFTAESRYVTGHANAGVTMWSQKTTVDDEEITQSDMSIDFSIGGEAPTPLAVFFLSVSGRMFPGRSSDPGYSMPMWADLGMRITESSSGAWMDLMGRMGFSSYDRDEASQDTVNAMPIPQGLPGDFGVMLCLGYDLALIETGGGSGTITGTVRDASTGDPLSATVSFPGVTASPVQSDPATGAYTAVVPAGDVPVVAEAAGFTSGQASVRVERDGTASADFDLAPAEAAQSTGTVTGVVTDEATRAAISATVTETSSGTAATAGPDGTFTLTAPSGSRVVKAEAPGYIAETQTVIVPENGAVSASFALGKALESGQVLTFANIYFDSGSATLKAESYPVLNEIAELLIANQGVSVQVCGHTDSDGSESLNQSLSERRAASVKTYLVSRGVGASYLSTIGYGESSPVAPNTTPEGKAQNRRIEFRVL